In the Juglans microcarpa x Juglans regia isolate MS1-56 chromosome 6D, Jm3101_v1.0, whole genome shotgun sequence genome, one interval contains:
- the LOC121234958 gene encoding LOW QUALITY PROTEIN: putative pentatricopeptide repeat-containing protein At1g74580 (The sequence of the model RefSeq protein was modified relative to this genomic sequence to represent the inferred CDS: inserted 2 bases in 2 codons), with amino-acid sequence MSPALLPKHVAAVVKYQKDPLKALAMFNSVKKENGFKHTLLTYKCIIEKLGFHAEFEAMESMLSEMRMNTDNSLLEGVYIGAMKNYGRKGKVQEAVDVFERMDFYDCEPSVQSYNAIMNILVEYSYFSQAHKVYLRMKDKGIVPDVYTFTIRIKSFCRTSRPHAALRLLDNMASQGCELNAIAYCTVIGGFYEQNCQVEAYELFLRMLRHGIYPDITAFNKLVHILCKKGDVQESEMLLNKVLKRGVVPNLFTLNIFIQGLCKKGALHEAARSLDGVTSEGLTPDVVTYNTLICGLCKYRRVVEAEFYLHKMVNGGLQPDGFTYNTIIDGYCKLGMIRNADEVLSDAIFXGFVPDEFTYCSLINGFFHDGDIDRANAVFNEALDKGLKPSIVLYNTLVKGLSQHGLILQALQLMNEMSENGCKPNIWTYNLVINGLCKMGCVLDALNLMNDAIAKGYVPDIFTFNTLIDGCSKQMKLDDALEIVNRMWSEGVTPDVITYNTVLNGLCKAAKSRDVMDTFHAMIEKGCVPNIITYNIVVESLCKARKVSEAFTLLEEIKNKGFTPDIVSFATLLNGFCSTGDLDGAYELFQMMEQKYKVSHTTATYNILINAFAEKLKVNTAEKLFYEMGDHGCAPDCYTYRVLIDGFCKTGNIDSGYNFLLEKVEKRFIPSLKTLGRVLNCLAVEHRVCEAVGIIHLMVQKGIVPEVVNTIFQADKREVAXPKIVVEDLLKKSHITYYAYEVLYDGIRDKKVLKKLQTKPSPDLRMSSLNVDGPIY; translated from the exons ATGAGTCCTGCTTTACTCCCTAAACATGTCGCTGCGGTTGTCAAATACCAAAAAGATCCCCTTAAAGCACTTGCAATGTTCAATTcggtgaaaaaggaaaatgggttCAAGCACACATTATTGACTTATAAATGCATTATTGAGAAGCTTGGATTTCACGCGGAGTTTGAGGCCATGGAGAGTATGCTTTCGGAGATGAGGATGAATACCGATAATAGTTTACTAGAAGGTGTGTATATTGGAGCCATGAAGAATTATGGAAGGAAAGGGAAGGTTCAAGAGGCTGTTGATGTGTTTGAAAGGATGGATTTTTATGACTGTGAGCCTTCGGTTCAATCTTATAATGCGATCATGAATATACTTGTTGAATACAGTTATTTTAGTCAAGCTCACAAAGTGTATTTGAGGATGAAAGATAAAGGGATTGTTCCAGATGTGTATACTTTCACCATTAGAATAAAGTCCTTTTGTAGAACAAGTAGGCCTCATGCTGCACTGAGGCTTCTAGATAATATGGCTTCTCAGGGATGCGAGTTAAATGCAATTGCATATTGTACGGTGATTGGTGGGTTCTATGAACAGAATTGTCAAGTTGAGGCATATGAATTGTTTTTACGGATGCTCAGGCATGGTATTTATCCTGACATCACCGCATTTAACAAGCTTGTTCATATTCTTTGCAAGAAGGGGGATGTCCAAGAAAGTGAGATGCTTCTCAACAAGGTACTCAAAAGGGGAGTTGTGCCAAATTTGTTTACACTCAATATATTCATTCAGGGGCTCTGCAAGAAAGGTGCGCTTCATGAGGCTGCCAGATCATTGGATGGTGTGACGAGTGAAGGTCTGACTCCTGATGTTGTCACGTATAACACTTTGATCTGCGGGTTGTGTAAATACCGTAGGGTTGTGGAAGCTGAGTTTTACCTGCATAAAATGGTGAATGGTGGGTTGCAGCCTGATGGATTTACCTACAATACTATTATCGATGGATATTGCAAACTGGGTATGATACGAAATGCAGATGAGGTTCTTAGTGATGCAATTT AAGGGTTTGTGCCTGATGAATTTACTTATTGCTCACTAATCAATGGATTTTTCCATGATGGTGATATAGACCGTGCCAATGCTGTATTTAATGAGGCATTGGATAAAGGATTGAAACCTAGTATTGTTCTCTACAATACCTTAGTCAAAGGGTTGTCTCAGCATGGACTAATTTTGCAAGCCTTGCAACTGATGAATGAGATGTCAGAAAATGGTTGCAAACCCAATATATGGACTTACAACTTAGTTATCAATGGGTTGTGCAAGATGGGGTGTGTCTTAGATGCCTTGAATCTTATGAATGATGCTATTGCTAAAGGCTACGTTCCTGACATATTTACCTTTAATACTTTGATTGATGGTTGCAGCAAACAGATGAAGTTGGATGATGCACTTGAGATAGTAAATAGAATGTGGAGTGAGGGTGTTACTCCTGATGTGATCACATATAATACTGTGTTGAACGGACTTTGCAAAGCTGCAAAGTCTAGAGATGTGATGGATACTTTCCATGCAATGATAGAGAAAGGGTGTGTCCCTAACATAATTACATATAACATAGTTGTAGAGAGCCTGTGCAAAGCTCGAAAAGTAAGTGAAGCTTTCACCTTACTTGAGGAAATAAAGAACAAAGGTTTTACTCCAGATATTGTTAGTTTTGCAACGTTGCTTAATGGGTTTTGTTCTACTGGTGATTTGGATGGAGCTTACGAGTTATTTCAAATGATggaacaaaaatataaagtttcCCATACAACAGCAACATACAATATACTGATCAATGCTTTTGCTGAAAAGCTCAAAGTTAATACAGCAGAAAAGCTTTTCTATGAGATGGGTGACCATGGCTGTGCCCCAGATTGTTATACTTATCGTGTTCTTATTGATGGCTTCTGCAAAACGGGGAACATTGATTCTGGGTACAATTTTCTCTTGGAAAAGGTCGAGAAGCGATTTATTCCATCACTGAAGACATTAGGACGGGTACTGAATTGTCTTGCTGTGGAGCACAGAGTTTGTGAGGCAGTTGGTATCATCCACCTTATGGTGCAGAAAGGCATTGTACCTGAGGTTGTAAATACAATTTTTCAGGCTGATAAAAGGGAGGTGG GCCCAAAGATTGTTGTAGAAGATTTGTTGAAGAAAAGTCATATAACTTATTATGCATACGAAGTTCTATATGATGGCATCAGGGATAAAAAAGTACTTAAGAAGCTTCAAACTAAACCTTCTCCTGACTTGAGAATGAGTTCTTTAAATGTTGATGGACCAATATACTGA